From Paenibacillus sp. GP183, one genomic window encodes:
- a CDS encoding xanthine phosphoribosyltransferase, with protein sequence MDLLKQRILEVGVVVSDQVLKLDAILNHQVDPMLIMEMGKEFARLFADELPEKVLTVESSGIPIALAVAYELKVPMVFARRKKTLTMDQDTYSERVPSFTKGIVTDIMVSSHLLKKDERILLIDDFIANGDAARGLIRIIERAEAELVGVGIVVEKSFQAGGSSIRERGIRLESLAKIASLANGRIEFE encoded by the coding sequence ATGGATTTGTTAAAGCAAAGGATCTTGGAAGTGGGTGTCGTCGTATCCGATCAGGTTTTGAAGCTGGACGCCATCTTGAATCACCAAGTGGATCCGATGCTGATCATGGAAATGGGCAAGGAATTTGCCAGATTGTTTGCTGACGAGCTGCCGGAAAAGGTGCTCACTGTGGAATCCTCGGGAATCCCGATTGCTCTGGCTGTTGCCTATGAGCTTAAAGTACCCATGGTTTTTGCCAGACGCAAAAAAACATTGACCATGGACCAGGATACTTACAGCGAAAGAGTGCCTTCCTTCACCAAAGGCATCGTAACCGACATTATGGTATCCTCCCACCTTTTGAAAAAAGATGAACGTATACTGCTCATTGACGATTTTATTGCAAATGGCGATGCCGCACGCGGATTGATCCGGATTATCGAGAGAGCGGAAGCGGAGCTCGTAGGTGTAGGGATCGTGGTAGAGAAGAGTTTTCAAGCCGGAGGATCCTCAATCAGAGAACGGGGGATTCGGCTGGAATCCTTGGCCAAAATCGCCTCACTGGCAAATGGACGCATTGAATTCGAATGA
- a CDS encoding DedA family protein, translated as MHHELYSFIYSFGYPALYLLLSAGIIGLPVPDETLMTFAGSLTAPGGPFLYTTTLMVIYAGTMTGMIVSYSLGHRIGKPFLHRYGKWIKLTPERLEKTEGWFKRYGMWAVFFGYFVPGVRHFTCYLAGVSGVGLLRYLLYAASGALVWCITFLTLGHFIGRNWEELLQIIHKYVGFSVTGIIMIMLIAILVLVRMRKRKKQEDIKKAGPFQ; from the coding sequence GTGCATCATGAACTTTACAGTTTCATCTACAGCTTTGGATATCCGGCCTTATATTTGCTTCTCTCGGCTGGAATCATCGGATTACCCGTGCCGGATGAAACACTTATGACCTTTGCTGGATCTTTGACAGCACCAGGAGGCCCGTTCTTATATACAACAACTTTGATGGTCATTTATGCAGGAACCATGACAGGAATGATAGTCAGCTATTCGTTGGGACATCGAATAGGCAAGCCATTCTTACACCGATATGGCAAATGGATTAAGCTAACGCCGGAAAGGCTTGAGAAAACGGAAGGCTGGTTCAAACGCTATGGCATGTGGGCTGTGTTTTTCGGGTATTTTGTTCCGGGCGTGAGGCATTTTACTTGTTATTTAGCGGGTGTAAGCGGTGTGGGTTTACTGAGATATTTGCTTTATGCGGCATCCGGAGCCTTGGTCTGGTGTATCACTTTCTTGACACTCGGTCATTTTATCGGTAGAAACTGGGAAGAACTGCTTCAAATCATACACAAATATGTTGGTTTTAGCGTGACTGGAATTATAATGATCATGCTGATTGCTATCCTTGTCTTAGTAAGAATGCGTAAAAGGAAAAAGCAGGAAGACATAAAAAAAGCAGGACCCTTCCAATAG